A genome region from Magnolia sinica isolate HGM2019 chromosome 8, MsV1, whole genome shotgun sequence includes the following:
- the LOC131253894 gene encoding small ribosomal subunit protein uS8-like, with the protein MVRVNILNDALKSMYNAEKRGKRQVMIKSSSKVIIKFFLVMQKHGYIGEFEYVDDHRSGKIVVELNGRLNKCGVISSHFDVGIKQIEPWTARFLRSRQFGYIVLTTSVGIMDHEEVRRKNVGGKVLGFFY; encoded by the coding sequence ATGGTGAGAGTTAACATCTTAAATGATGCTCTCAAAAGCATGTACAATGCTGAGAAGCGAGGAAAGAGACAAGTCATGATCAAGTCGTCCTCAAAAGTGATAATTAAGTTCTTTCTTGTCATGCAGAAGCATGGTTATATTGGTGAGTTCGAGTATGTTGATGACCATAGGTCTGGTAAAATAGTGGTTGAGTTGAACGGGAGATTGAACAAATGTGGAGTCATCAGTTCCCATTTTGATGTTGGTATCAAACAGATAGAGCCTTGGACTGCAAGGTTTCTCCGCTCCAGACAGTTCGGCTATATCGTGTTGACGACATCTGTAGGCATCATGGACCATGAGGAGGTGAGGAGAAAGAATGTCGGTGGTAAAGTCTTAGGCTTCTTTTACTAA